Proteins from one Vicugna pacos chromosome 25, VicPac4, whole genome shotgun sequence genomic window:
- the LRRC14 gene encoding leucine-rich repeat-containing protein 14 — protein sequence MHTLVFLSTRQMLQCQSAACQALPLLPRELFPLLFKVAFMDKKTVVLRELVHMWPFPLLSFQQLLQECAHCSRALLQERPSTESMQAVILGLTARLHTPETEAGTQPLCRKHVLRVLDMTGLLDDGVEQDPGTMSMWDCTAAVARTCIAQQQGRTAEPGLAPIPVEVRVDLRVNRASYAFLREALRSSVGSPLRLCCRDLRAEDLPMRNTVALLQLLDAGCLRRVDLRFNNLGLRGLSVIIPHVARFQHLASLRLHYVHGDSRQPSVDGEDNFRYFLAQMGRFTCLRELSMGSSLLSGRLDQLLSTLQSPLESLELAFCALLPEDLRFLAQSPHAVHLKKLDLSGNDLSGRQLEPFQGLLQAAAATLLHLELTECQLADTQLLVTLPVLTRCTSLRYLGLYGNPLSMAGLKELLRDSVAQAELRTVVHPFPVDCYEGLPWPPPASVLLEASINEEKFARVEAELHQLLLASGRAHVLWTTDIYGRLAADYFSL from the exons ATGCACACGCTTGTGTTCCTGAGCACACGGCAGATGCTCCAGTGCCAGTCAGCTGcctgccaggccctgcccctgctGCCACGAGAGCTCTTCCCCTTGCTGTTCAAAGTGGCCTTTATGGACAAGAAGACTGTCGTGCTGCGGGAGCTGGTGCACATGTGGCCCTTCCCACTGCTCAGCTTCCAGCAGCTGCTGCAGGAGTGTGCCCACTGCAGCCGGGCCCTGCTGCAGGAGCGGCCTAGTACTGAGAGCATGCAAGCCGTGATCCTGGGGCTGACCGCCCGGCTCCACACCCCAGAGACTGAGGCTGGCACTCAGCCCCTCTGCAG GAAGCACGTGCTGCGGGTGCTGGACATGACGGGCCTTCTGGATGATGGCGTGGAGCAGGACCCTGGCACCATGAGCATGTGGGACTGCACAGCAGCTGTGGCCCGCACGTGCATCGCACAGCAGCAGGGCAGGACTGCAGAGCCAGGGCTGGCTCCCATTCCTGTGGAGGTGCGAGTGGACCTGCGGGTGAACCGGGCCTCTTACGCGTTCCTGCGGGAGGCGCTCCGCAGCAGCGTAGGCAGCCCACTGCGGCTCTGCTGCCGGGACCTGCGGGCTGAGGACTTGCCCATGCGCAATACAGTGGCCCTGCTACAGCTTCTGGATGCTGGCTGCCTGCGCCGTGTGGACCTGCGCTTCAACAACTTGGGCCTGCGTGGCCTGTCTGTCATCATCCCGCACGTGGCCCGCTTCCAGCACCTGGCCAGCCTGCGGCTGCACTATGTCCATGGGGACTCACGGCAGCCCTCCGTGGACGGTGAGGACAACTTCCGCTACTTCCTGGCTCAGATGGGTCGCTTCACTTGTTTGCGGGAGCTCAGCATGGGCTCCTCTCTCCTCTCGGGGCGGCTGGACCAGTTACTCAG CACCCTGCAGAGCCCCCTGGAGAGCCTGGAGCTGGCCTTCTGTGCCCTACTGCCTGAGGACCTGcgtttcctggcacagagccctCATGCTGTCCACCTCAAGAAGTTGGACCTGAGTGGCAACGACCTGTCTGGCAGACAGCTAGAGCCCTTCCAGGGTCTGCTACAGGCAGCAGCAGCCACTCTGCTGCACCTCGAGCTGACTGAGTGCCAGCTTGCTGATACCCAGCTGCTGGTCACACTCCCTGTGCTGACTCGCTGCACCAGCCTCCGCTACCTCGGCCTCTACGGCAATCCACTGTCCATGGCAGGCCTCAAGGAACTCCTGCGGGACTCAGTGGCACAGGCTGAGCTGCGCACAGTGGTGCACCCTTTCCCTGTGGACTGTTATGagggcctgccctggccaccgCCTGCCTCTGTCCTGCTGGAAGCCTCCATCAATGAAGAGAAGTTTGCCCGTGTGGAGGCCGAGCTGCACCAGTTGCTGCTGGCCTCGGGCCGTGCTCATGTGCTCTGGACCACAGACATCTACGGGCGCCTGGCTGCAGACTACTTTAGCCTGTGA
- the RECQL4 gene encoding ATP-dependent DNA helicase Q4 yields the protein MERLRDVRERLQAWERAFRRQHGRRPGQEDVDAAPEETRALYREYGALKETLGQAGGVGPRDLEQSLPAAAEEVPAPSCWGSHLNRAATQSLRPTWKPSSQGSVQDYGKRLKANLKYSLQARPALGRIPRLAQRSSKVPSPGPPSPTTAPTSPEDDDEVPPQPPKPQLRPGRLQQLRASLSLRLGSLDPGWLQRCHSGTPDFLGVPKACQPVLGAEESQPLTSGVPSALYPITVPVQGPEVPALQATGVSALKPHSGNSQGKKRRRSRELEGCHAQTQQDKGQGEPLPEGAGAAVHAKDSPEEPVRAQPPSNPTAPRPTARDRGNYVRLNMKQKRYVRGPALRGRLLRKQTWRQKWQKKGECLGGVQPRATAKDSYFQCEQLSHWASHCLQSEPTLAPQEGDTQTLPTLEEVSQSTGADDCRLSGREDTEPAGSELLLPLGESVPEVPCPPPSVPPLYPPGPSGQVADTPAEVFQALGQLGHQAFRPGQECVVMRILSGMSTLLVLPTGAGKSLCYQLPALLYSRRSPCLALVISPLMSLMDDQVSSLPPGLKAACIHSGMTRRQRDSALQKVRSAQVQVLMLSPEALAGAGAGGAVFLTQLPPVAFACIDEAHCLSQWSHNFRPCYLRVCKVLRERLGVSCFLGLTATATRSTAHDVAQHLGVAEESVLRGPVTIPANLHLSVSTDRDPDQALVTLLQSDRFRALGSVIIYCNRREDTERVAALLRTCLREAWALGPGGQALESVAEAYHAGMCSRERRRVQRAFMEGRLWVVVATVAFGMGLDRPDVRAVLHLGLPPSFENYVQAVGRAGRDGQPAHCHLFLQPQGEDLWELRRHVHANAVDFLAVKKLVQCVFPPCACTQSPPEQEGGESQDGHSTSAPVATCPQDADQPSLKHRAQCLGHERALPVQPMVQALDMPEEAIETLLCYLELHPQRWLKLLAPTYARCHLRCPGGPTQLQALARRCPPLAVCLAQQPPDNTGGESSSVEFDMVELVDSMGWELAPVRRALKQLRWDPERRTGVPQGTGVLVEFRELAFHLHSPGDLTAQKKDEICDFLYSRVQARERDALASLRRTFWAFHSVAFPSCGPCLEQPNEDRSSQLKALLSRYFEDEGPGDMEEEQGPEPGQAQLQDWEEQIRRDIRHLLSSWPEQQFSGRAVARVFHGIGSPRYPAQVYGRDRRFWRKYLHLSFHALMHLATEEVLLWGH from the exons ATGGAGCGGCTGCGGGACGTGCGGGAGAGGCTGCAGGCGTGGGAGCGTGCGTTTCGGCGGCAGCACGGACGGCGGCCAGGCCAG GAGGACGTAGACGCGGCGCCGGAGGAGACCCGCG CACTCTACCGGGAGTACGGTGCCCTGAAGGAGACCCTGGGCCAGGCCGGCGGCGTCGGGCCTCGCGATTTGGAGCAGTCGCTTCCCGCGGCAGCCGAGGAG GTGCCGGCGCCCAGCTGCTGGGGGTCCCACTTGAATCGGGCTGCGACCCAGAGTCTCCGGCCTACATGGAAGCCGAGCTCTCAGGGGTCTGTGCAGGACTATGGGAAGAGGCTTAAGGCCAACCTAAAGTACAGTCTGCAG gccaggccagccCTGGGCCGGATACCCCGACTTGCCCAAAGATCCTCCAAGGTCCCTTCCCCAGGGCCTCCAAGCCCAACGACTGCCCCCACCTCTCCAGAAGATGACGACGAGGTGCCCCCCCAGCCTCCCAAGCCCCAGCTGAGGCCAGGACGGCTCCAGCAGCTGCGGGCATCCCTGAGCCTGCGACTGGGCTCTCTAGACCCTGGATGGCTACAGCGGTGCCACAGTGGAACCCCAGATTTTCTGGGGGTTCCCAAGGCCTGCCAGCCTGTCCTGGGTGCAGAGGAGTCACAGCCTCTGACTTCAGGTGTTCCATCTGCCCTCTACCCCATCACCGTACCTGTACAAGGCCCAGAGGTTCCAGCCCTACAAGCAACTGGTGTCAGTGCGTTAAAACCCCATAGTGGTAACAGTCAAGGCAAGAAGCGGAGACGGAGTAGGGAGCTGGAGGGATGCCATGCGCAGACTCAGCAGGACAAAGGTCAAGGGGAACCCCTGCCTGAGGGAGCTGGGGCTGCAGTGCATGCAAAAGACTCTCCAGAGGAGCCTGTGAGGGCACAGCCCCCCAGCAACCCCACAGCCCCCAG GCCCACCGCGCGAGACAGGGGTAATTACGTGCGACTCAACATGAAGCAGAAACGCTATGTGCGGGGCCCAGCCCTGCGGGGCAGGCTTCTCCGCAAGCAG ACATGGAGGCAGAAGTGGCAGAAGAAAGGGGAGTGTCTTGGGGGTGTTCAGCCCAGAGCCACAGCCAAGGACTCTTATTTCCAGTGTGAGCAGCTCAGCCACTGGGCATCCCACTGCCTTCAGTCAG AACCTACCCTGGCTCCTCAGGAGGGTGACACACAGACCCTGCCCACATTGGAGGAAGTATCCCAGAGCACTGGTGCTGACGACTGCCGACTCTCTG GCAGAGAAGACACAGAGCCTGCGGGGTCTGAGCTGCTGCTGCCTCTGGGGGAGTCTGTGCCCGAGGTGCCCTGTCCCCCTCCTTCCGTGCCCCCACTCTACCCACCAGGGCCCTCGGGGCAGGTGGCAG ACACACCGGCTGAGGTGttccaggccctggggcagctgGGGCACCAGGCCTTCCGCCCTGGGCAGGAGTGTGTGGTCATGCGGATCCTGTCTG GCATGTCCACACTGCTGGTGCTGCCCACAGGCGCTGGCAAGTCCTTGTGCTACCAGCTGCCCGCGCTGCTCTACTCCCGGCGCAGTCCCTGCCTTGCACTCGTCATCTCTCCCCTCATGTCACTCATGGATGACCAG GTGTCCAGCCTGCCCCCAGGCCTGAAGGCAGCCTGCATCCACTCCGGGATGACCAGGAGGCAGCGGGACTCTGCACTGCAGAAG GTTCGATCGGCCCAGGTCCAAGTACTGATGCTTTCACCAGAGGcactggctggggctggggccgggggtgCTGTCTTCCTCACTCAGCTCCCCCCAGTTGCCTTCGCTTGCATCGACGAGGCTCACTGCCTCTCTCAGTGGTCCCACAACTTCCGGCCCTGCTACCTGCGTGTCTGCAAG GTGTTGCGGGAACGCCTCGGTGTCAGCTGTTTCCTGGGTctcacagccacagccacacgCAGCACCGCCCATGACGTGGCCCAGCACCTGGGTGTGGCTGAGGAGTCTGTCCTCAGGGGCCCAGTCACCATCCCAGCCAACCTGCATCTCTCTGTGTCCACAGACAGGGACCCAGACCAG GCTCTGGTGACACTGCTGCAGAGTGACCGTTTTCGTGCCCTGGGTTCTGTCATCATCTACTGCAACAGGCGAGAGGACACGGAGCGTGTTGCTGCACTGCTGCGCACCTGCCTGCGTgaggcctgggccctgggccccggag GCCAAGCCTTGGAGTCTGTGGCTGAAGCCTACCATGCCGGCATGTGCAGCCGGGAACGGCGGCGGGTGCAGCGAGCCTTCATGGAGGGCCGGCTGTGGGTGGTGGTGGCCACAGTGGCGTTCGGGATGGGGCTGGACCGGCCGGACGTGCGGGCCGTGCTGCATCTGGGTCTGCCCCCAAGCTTTGAGAACTATGTGCAGGCTGTGGGCCGGGCCGGGCGTGacgggcagcctgcacactgCCACCTCTTCCTGCAGCCCCAG GGCGAGGATCTCTGGGAGCTGCGAAGACACGTGCACGCCAACGCTGTCGACTTCCTCGCGGTGAAGAAGCTCGTGCAGTGCGTGTTTCCTCCCTGCGCCTGCACCCAGAGTCCCCCAGAGCAGGAGGGTGGTGAGAGCCAGGACGGCCACTCAACTAGTGCTCCTGTGGCCACATGCCCCCAGGATGCTGACCAACCCAGTCTCAAGCACAGAGCCCAGTGTCTGGGCCATGAGCGGGCGCTCCCAGTACAGCCAATGGTGCAGGCCCTGGATATGCCTGAAGAGG CCATCGAGACCCTGCTCTGCTACCTGGAGCTGCACCCACAGCGCTGGCTGAAGCTACTGGCACCCACCTATGCCCGCTGCCACCTGCGCTGCCCCGGGGGCCCCACACAGCTCCAGGCCCTGGCCCGCAG GTGTCCTCCCCTGGCTGTGTGCTTGGCCCAGCAGCCCCCCGATAACACCGGTGGGGAGAGCAGTTCTGTGGAGTTTGACATGGTCGAGCTGGTGGACTCAATGGGCTGGGAACTGGCCCCTGTGCGGCGGGCTCTTAAGCAGCTGCGCTGGGACCCAGAGCGCAGGACAG GTGTGCCTCAGGGCACAGGGGTGCTGGTGGAGTTCAGGGAGCTAGCCTTCCACCTGCACAGCCCCGGGGACCTGACAGCCCAGAAGAAGGACGAGATCTGTGACTTCCTATACAGCCGTGTGCAGGCTCGAGAGCGAGATGCCCTGGCCAGTCTGCGCCGCACCTTCTGGGCTTTTCACag CGTAGCCTTCCCCAGCTGTGGGccgtgcctggagcagcccaACGAGGACCGCAGCAGTCAGCTCAAGGCCCTGCTCAGCCGCTACTTCGAGGATGAGGGCCCAGGGGACATGGAGGAGGAGCAGGGTCCAGAGCCAGGACAGGCCCAG CTCCAGGACTGGGAGGAGCAGATCCGCCGGGACATCCGCCACCTCTTGTCCTCCTGGCCAGAGCAGCAGTTCTCGGGCAGGGCTGTGGCCCGGGTCTTCCACGGCATCG GGAGCCCCCGCTATCCGGCCCAGGTTTATGGGCGGGACCGACGCTTCTGGAGAAAGTACCTACACCTGAGCTTCCATGCCCTGATGCACCTGGCCACAGAGGAGGTCCTGCTGTGGGGCCACTGA
- the LRRC24 gene encoding leucine-rich repeat-containing protein 24 isoform X1 — protein MRQGAQLPPLRGPTRGLHAPAGRGPRAPAPLLLRRRRGPGRTLPAGAPAAPGRQWAALPPSAGARGRCRAGAIGPGLRAQRLLRVRAWRSRPALSRVLAGPPFRAHYGPGPAAARCPTTLSGAARPASLRTRYPESSLAEAECACAAKAHRCPAAPLLRCPAPPGAVRGATAARAPTRGGAGSPALGPSPHTSPGVSSASSGSAGARDGRPGRPGGRRRRSSARARAAPAPPPPCAARWARVRRGSRTEEASGGASHPGLDWRQAGEEAAASQCAPVPREMAPGAPTLLLLLLLSLSSVLPCAASCPAACRCYSATVECGALQLHVIPPGIPPGTQTLFLQDNCIAHLEPGVLTPLASLRHLYLHNNSLRALEPGAFRAQSRLLELALTSNGLRGLRVGAFAGLAQLRVLYLAGNQLVQLLDFTFLHLQRLQELHLQENSIELLEDQALAGLSSLALLDLSRNQLGTISREALQPLASLQVLRLTENPWRCDCALHWLGVWIKEGGQRLLSSRDRKIMCAEPPRLALQSLLDVSGSSLICIPPTVHVEPLEVTANLGEDLRVACQASGYPQPLVTWRKVAQPREGPPPAQAQPEGGVPVPGGPGASDTGSGMLFLTNITLAHAGKYECEASNAGGAARVPFQLLVNLSRQQQLAPAPPPAAGPISHEPLPEAGSMAFRALSLATQTVIAAAIALLALTVLLLATMICRRRRRRKKAPGPPGEGALFVNDYSDGPYTFAQLEELRDERGHEMFVIDRSKPLFAEGPAETTESTEPGPTQGLPLQPPAAYEIHC, from the exons ATGCGGCAGGGAGCGCAACTTCCTCCGCTGCGAGGACCGACCCGTGGTCTTCACGCACCTGCTGGCCGCGGACCCCGGGCCCCCGCGCCTCTCCTACTGCGGCGGCGGCGAGGCCCTGGCCGTACCCTTCCAGCCGGCGCGCCTGCTGCCCCTGGCCGCCAATGGGCGGCTCTACCACCCAGCGCCGGAGCGCGCGGGCGGTGTAGGGCTGGTGCGATCGGCCCTGGCCTTCGAGCTCAGCGCCTGCTTCGAGTACGCGCCTGGCGCTCCCGACCTGCCCTCTCACGTGTGTTGGCAGGGCCGCCGTTTCGCGCTCACTATGGACCTGGCCCCGCTGCTGCTCGCTGCCCCACCACCCTGAGCGGCGCCGCGCGGCCCGCGTCGCTGCGCACGCGCTACCCGGAGAGCTCGCTGGCTGAGGCTGAGTGCGCGTGCGCGGCGAAGGCGcaccgctgccccgctgccccgctgctccgctgccccgccccgcccggcgcTGTCCGTGGTGCTACCGCGGCCCGGGCCCCGACACGGGGAGGGGCTGGGTCACCAGCCCTCGGTCCCTCCCCACACACCTCGCCTGGGGTGTCCTCGGCGTCCTCTGGTTCGGCCGGCGCTCGCGACGGCAGACCCGGGCGGCCGGGCGGGAGGCGCCGGCGCTCCAGTGCGCGAGCGCGAGCggcgcccgcccctcccccgccctgcGCTGCTCGGTGGGCCAGGGTTCGGCGGGGGAGCCGCACCGAGGAAGCGTCAG GAGGCGCGTCCCATCCAGGGCTGGACTGGAGGCAGGCTGGTGAGGAGGCTGCGGCTTCGCAGTGCGCGCCTGTCCCACGGGAGATGGCCCCAGGGGCACCCACattgctgttgctgttgctgctgtcaCTATCCAGTGTCCTGCCCTGCGCTGCCAGCTGTCCGGCTGCCTGCCGCTGCTACAGCGCCACAGTGGAGTGCGGTGCCCTGCAGCTCCACGTCATCCCGCCTGGGATCCCGCCCGGGACACAG ACACTGTTCCTGCAGGACAACTGCATCGCGCACCTGGAGCCTGGTGTCTTGACGCCTCTGGCCTCCTTGCGCCATCTCTACCTGCACAACAACAGCCTGCGCGCTCTGGAGCCAGGTGCCTTCCGCGCGCAGTCGCGCCTGCTGGAGCTGGCGCTCACCAGCAACGGGCTGCGAGGCTTGCGTGTAGGCGCTTTTGCTGGTCTGGCCCAACTGCGTGTACTCTACCTAGCCGGTAACCAGCTGGTGCAGCTGCTGGATTTCACCTTCCTACACCTGCAG CGACTGCAGGAGCTGCACCTGCAGGAAAACAGCATTGAGCTGCTGGAGGACCAGGCCCTGGCCGGGCTCTCTTCGCTGGCCCTGCTGGACCTCAGCAGGAACCAGCTGGGCACCATCAGCCGAGAGGCCCTGCAGCCCCTAGCCAGCCTGCAGGTCCTACGCCTCACAG AGAACCCATGGCGCTGTGACTGTGCCCTGCATTGGCTGGGAGTCTGGATCAAAGAGGGGGGCCAGCGGCTGCTCAGCTCCAGGGACAGGAAGATCATGTGTGCAGAGCCTCCCCGCCTGGCACTTCAGAGTCTCCTGGACGTGTCTGGCAGTAGCCTCATCTGCATCCCACCCACTGTGCACGTGGAGCCGCTGGAGGTGACAGCCAACCTGGGTGAGGACCTAAGGGTTGCCTGCCAGGCTTCTGGCTACCCGCAGCCCCTCGTGACCTGGAGAAAGGTGGCACAGCCTCGCGAGGGGCCGCCGCCGGCCCAAGCCCAACCAGAAGGTGGGGTGCCGGTCCCAGGCGGGCCCGGGGCCTCTGACACGGGCAGCGGCATGCTTTTCCTCACCAACATCACCCTGGCCCACGCCGGCAAGTACGAGTGCGAGGCCTCCAACGCCGGCGGCGCCGCCCGCGTGCCCTTCCAGCTCCTGGTCAACCTGTCCCGGCAGCAGCAGCTGGCGCCCGCGCCGCCCCCGGCCGCCGGCCCCATCAGCCACGAGCCCCTGCCCGAAGCAGGCAGCATGGCCTTCCGTGCCCTGAGCCTGGCCACGCAGACGGTTATCGCGGCGGCCATTGCGCTCCTGGCGCTCACGGTGCTGCTGCTGGCGACCATGATCTGCCGCCGGCGACGCAGGCGCAAAAAAGCGCCAGGGCCGCCGGGGGAGGGCGCTCTCTTCGTCAACGACTACTCTGACGGGCCCTACACCTTCGCGCAGCTCGAGGAGCTGCGCGACGAGCGGGGCCACGAGATGTTCGTCATCGACCGCTCCAAGCCGCTCTTCGCCGAGGGCCCAGCGGAGACGACCGAGAGCACGGAACCCGGACCCACACAAGGGCTCCCACTGCAGCCGCCCGCCGCCTACGAGATCCACTGCTGA
- the LRRC24 gene encoding leucine-rich repeat-containing protein 24 isoform X2 codes for MRQGAQLPPLRGPTRGLHAPAGRGPRAPAPLLLRRRRGPGRTLPAGAPAAPGRQWAALPPSAGARGRCRAGAIGPGLRAQRLLRVRAWRSRPALSRVLAGPPFRAHYGPGPAAARCPTTLSGAARPASLRTRYPESSLAEAECACAAKAHRCPAAPLLRCPAPPGAVRGATAARAPTRGGAGSPALGPSPHTSPGVSSASSGSAGARDGRPGRPGGRRRRSSARARAAPAPPPPCAARWARVRRGSRTEEASGGASHPGLDWRQAGEEAAASQCAPVPREMAPGAPTLLLLLLLSLSSVLPCAASCPAACRCYSATVECGALQLHVIPPGIPPGTQTLFLQDNCIAHLEPGVLTPLASLRHLYLHNNSLRALEPGAFRAQSRLLELALTSNGLRGLRVGAFAGLAQLRVLYLAGNQLVQLLDFTFLHLQRLQELHLQENSIELLEDQALAGLSSLALLDLSRNQLGTISREALQPLASLQVLRLTENPWRCDCALHWLGVWIKEGGQRLLSSRDRKIMCAEPPRLALQSLLDVSGSSLICIPPTVHVEPLEVTANLARGAARRAGPRDVRHRPLQAALRRGPSGDDREHGTRTHTRAPTAAARRLRDPLLRGGRARADDVGPADWLARSSPCACSNTVSKGWKAAQCAARLVWRPGRGERLKHLRTPAPQSEVLVRERRVVG; via the exons ATGCGGCAGGGAGCGCAACTTCCTCCGCTGCGAGGACCGACCCGTGGTCTTCACGCACCTGCTGGCCGCGGACCCCGGGCCCCCGCGCCTCTCCTACTGCGGCGGCGGCGAGGCCCTGGCCGTACCCTTCCAGCCGGCGCGCCTGCTGCCCCTGGCCGCCAATGGGCGGCTCTACCACCCAGCGCCGGAGCGCGCGGGCGGTGTAGGGCTGGTGCGATCGGCCCTGGCCTTCGAGCTCAGCGCCTGCTTCGAGTACGCGCCTGGCGCTCCCGACCTGCCCTCTCACGTGTGTTGGCAGGGCCGCCGTTTCGCGCTCACTATGGACCTGGCCCCGCTGCTGCTCGCTGCCCCACCACCCTGAGCGGCGCCGCGCGGCCCGCGTCGCTGCGCACGCGCTACCCGGAGAGCTCGCTGGCTGAGGCTGAGTGCGCGTGCGCGGCGAAGGCGcaccgctgccccgctgccccgctgctccgctgccccgccccgcccggcgcTGTCCGTGGTGCTACCGCGGCCCGGGCCCCGACACGGGGAGGGGCTGGGTCACCAGCCCTCGGTCCCTCCCCACACACCTCGCCTGGGGTGTCCTCGGCGTCCTCTGGTTCGGCCGGCGCTCGCGACGGCAGACCCGGGCGGCCGGGCGGGAGGCGCCGGCGCTCCAGTGCGCGAGCGCGAGCggcgcccgcccctcccccgccctgcGCTGCTCGGTGGGCCAGGGTTCGGCGGGGGAGCCGCACCGAGGAAGCGTCAG GAGGCGCGTCCCATCCAGGGCTGGACTGGAGGCAGGCTGGTGAGGAGGCTGCGGCTTCGCAGTGCGCGCCTGTCCCACGGGAGATGGCCCCAGGGGCACCCACattgctgttgctgttgctgctgtcaCTATCCAGTGTCCTGCCCTGCGCTGCCAGCTGTCCGGCTGCCTGCCGCTGCTACAGCGCCACAGTGGAGTGCGGTGCCCTGCAGCTCCACGTCATCCCGCCTGGGATCCCGCCCGGGACACAG ACACTGTTCCTGCAGGACAACTGCATCGCGCACCTGGAGCCTGGTGTCTTGACGCCTCTGGCCTCCTTGCGCCATCTCTACCTGCACAACAACAGCCTGCGCGCTCTGGAGCCAGGTGCCTTCCGCGCGCAGTCGCGCCTGCTGGAGCTGGCGCTCACCAGCAACGGGCTGCGAGGCTTGCGTGTAGGCGCTTTTGCTGGTCTGGCCCAACTGCGTGTACTCTACCTAGCCGGTAACCAGCTGGTGCAGCTGCTGGATTTCACCTTCCTACACCTGCAG CGACTGCAGGAGCTGCACCTGCAGGAAAACAGCATTGAGCTGCTGGAGGACCAGGCCCTGGCCGGGCTCTCTTCGCTGGCCCTGCTGGACCTCAGCAGGAACCAGCTGGGCACCATCAGCCGAGAGGCCCTGCAGCCCCTAGCCAGCCTGCAGGTCCTACGCCTCACAG AGAACCCATGGCGCTGTGACTGTGCCCTGCATTGGCTGGGAGTCTGGATCAAAGAGGGGGGCCAGCGGCTGCTCAGCTCCAGGGACAGGAAGATCATGTGTGCAGAGCCTCCCCGCCTGGCACTTCAGAGTCTCCTGGACGTGTCTGGCAGTAGCCTCATCTGCATCCCACCCACTGTGCACGTGGAGCCGCTGGAGGTGACAGCCAACCTGG CTCGAGGAGCTGCGCGACGAGCGGGGCCACGAGATGTTCGTCATCGACCGCTCCAAGCCGCTCTTCGCCGAGGGCCCAGCGGAGACGACCGAGAGCACGGAACCCGGACCCACACAAGGGCTCCCACTGCAGCCGCCCGCCGCCTACGAGATCCACTGCTGAGGGGCGGTCGGGCGCGCGCTGATGACGTAGGCCCCGCGGATTGGCTGGCCCGCAGCTCACCATGCGCATGCTCCAACACGGTCAGTAAAGGCTGGAAAGCTGCGCAGTGTGCTGCGAGACTTGTGTGGCGTCCGGGGCGCGGAGAGAGACTCAAGCACCTAAGGACCCCGGCTCCGCAGTCGGAAGTCCTGGTGCGCGAAAGGAGGGTGGTAGGGTAG